One genomic segment of Mycolicibacterium chubuense NBB4 includes these proteins:
- a CDS encoding amidase, with protein MDRITAFGDDALGELDAVGLVEALRAGTVSSAELVEAAIARVEAVNPALNGLAYEAFDRARDRTRLHRPYGGYFDGVPSFIKDNVAVAGMPTREGTDAWEARPAAADGDFARAYLATGLVPLGKTQLSEFGFSASAEHPRLGPVRNPWNTDHTAGASSSGSAAFVAAGVVPIAHANDGGGSIRIPAACNGLVGLKPSRGRLPLDKNVRQMPVRIVHNGVVTRSVRDTAAFYREMERVVANPKLPPIGDVTAPGRQRLHIAVCTKSILRDSSPEMTELTLKTAGLLEELGHRVSVIDNPVPPRFIDDFLLYWSFLAFALVRGGRRTFGETFDRTKLDNLTLGLEAHAARNLVRLPLAIARLARTRRITSRLQSTYDVLLTPTLADVTPRIGHLDPTADYQQVIDRLVEWVAFTPLQNATGEPAISLPLGQSASGLPVGMMFSAALGEDARLLELAYELEEAKPWARIHD; from the coding sequence ATGGATCGCATCACTGCCTTCGGCGACGACGCCCTGGGTGAGCTGGACGCCGTCGGCCTCGTTGAGGCGCTGCGCGCGGGCACGGTGTCGTCGGCCGAACTCGTCGAGGCCGCCATCGCCCGCGTCGAGGCCGTCAATCCCGCGCTGAACGGGCTGGCCTACGAGGCGTTCGACCGGGCGAGGGACAGGACACGGCTGCATCGGCCCTACGGCGGCTACTTCGACGGTGTGCCGTCGTTCATCAAGGACAACGTCGCCGTCGCGGGGATGCCGACGCGGGAGGGCACCGACGCCTGGGAGGCGCGGCCGGCCGCTGCCGACGGCGACTTCGCCCGCGCGTACCTGGCCACCGGGCTGGTACCGCTGGGCAAGACGCAGCTCTCCGAGTTCGGCTTCTCCGCTTCGGCCGAACATCCCCGGCTCGGGCCGGTCCGCAACCCGTGGAACACCGACCACACCGCGGGCGCGTCGTCCTCGGGCTCGGCGGCGTTCGTGGCGGCCGGCGTGGTGCCGATCGCGCACGCCAACGACGGCGGCGGGTCGATCAGAATCCCCGCGGCCTGCAACGGTCTCGTGGGCCTCAAGCCGTCGCGCGGGCGACTGCCGCTGGACAAGAACGTCCGGCAGATGCCGGTGCGCATCGTGCACAACGGTGTGGTGACCCGTTCGGTGCGCGACACCGCCGCGTTCTACCGCGAGATGGAACGCGTGGTCGCCAACCCCAAGCTGCCCCCGATCGGCGACGTCACCGCTCCGGGCAGGCAGCGCCTGCACATCGCGGTGTGCACGAAGTCGATCCTGCGCGATTCCAGCCCGGAGATGACGGAGCTGACGCTGAAGACCGCCGGGCTACTCGAAGAACTCGGCCACCGGGTGAGCGTGATCGACAACCCCGTGCCGCCGCGGTTCATCGACGACTTCCTGCTCTACTGGTCGTTTCTGGCGTTCGCGTTGGTGCGGGGCGGTCGCCGCACGTTCGGCGAGACGTTCGACCGGACCAAGCTCGACAACCTCACCCTCGGCCTGGAGGCCCACGCCGCGCGCAACCTGGTCCGGCTGCCGCTCGCCATCGCGCGGCTGGCCCGCACGCGACGGATCACGTCGCGGCTGCAGTCCACCTACGACGTGCTGCTGACACCCACGCTGGCCGACGTCACGCCGCGCATCGGCCACCTGGATCCGACGGCGGACTACCAACAGGTCATCGACCGGCTCGTCGAGTGGGTGGCGTTCACCCCGTTGCAGAACGCCACCGGCGAACCCGCGATCTCGTTGCCCCTGGGCCAGTCCGCGTCGGGTCTGCCGGTCGGGATGATGTTCTCGGCGGCGCTCGGCGAGGACGCCCGGCTGCTCGAGCTGGCCTACGAACTCGAAGAAGCCAAGCCCTGGGCCAGAATTCACGACTGA
- a CDS encoding class I SAM-dependent methyltransferase codes for MTEPTDEMFDAAYRGEADEMGAGNRPPWSIDEPQPEIAALIDAGRFHGEVLDAGCGEAAVSMYLAERGFTTVGLDQSPTAIRLAREEAARRGLTTATFEVADISSFTGYDGRFGTIVDSTLFHSMPVELREGYQQSIVRAAEPGASYFVLVFDRNAMPAGGPINAVTEDELREVVSRYWVVDEIRPARIHANVPASFEQHFEAFAGADIRDEANGRKSVGAWLLCAHRN; via the coding sequence ATGACTGAACCCACCGACGAGATGTTCGACGCCGCCTATCGCGGCGAAGCCGACGAGATGGGGGCGGGCAACCGTCCACCGTGGAGCATCGACGAGCCGCAACCGGAGATCGCGGCGCTGATCGATGCGGGCAGGTTCCACGGTGAGGTACTCGACGCCGGCTGCGGCGAGGCGGCCGTGTCGATGTACCTCGCCGAGCGCGGCTTCACCACGGTCGGCCTGGACCAGTCTCCGACGGCGATCAGGCTCGCCCGCGAGGAAGCCGCCCGGCGCGGGCTGACCACCGCCACCTTCGAGGTCGCCGACATCAGCTCGTTCACCGGCTACGACGGTCGCTTCGGCACCATCGTCGACAGCACCCTGTTCCACTCGATGCCGGTGGAGCTGCGCGAGGGCTATCAACAGTCGATCGTGCGGGCCGCCGAGCCGGGTGCGTCGTACTTCGTGCTGGTGTTCGACCGCAACGCCATGCCCGCCGGCGGGCCCATCAACGCGGTCACCGAGGACGAACTGCGCGAGGTCGTGTCGCGGTACTGGGTCGTCGACGAGATCCGGCCGGCGCGCATCCACGCCAACGTCCCCGCGAGCTTCGAGCAGCACTTCGAGGCCTTCGCGGGTGCCGACATCCGCGACGAGGCCAACGGCCGAAAGTCCGTCGGCGCCTGGCTGCTCTGCGCACATCGAAATTGA
- a CDS encoding tyrosine recombinase XerC, which translates to MERCLEEFDQYLALERGRSEHTRRAYLGDLRSLLTFLAQRSPDTGLGGLSLPVLRSWLAAQAAAGTSRATLARRTSSIKTFTAWALRKGLLSADPATRLQVPKARRTLPAVLRQDQAVEAMDAAKSGAQQGDPLAIRDRLIVEMLYATGIRVSELCGLDIDDVDTSRRLLRVLGKGNKQRTVPYGEPAHAALTAWLSAGRPKLVSEGSGAALLLGVRGKRLDPRQARTVVHETMSAVAGAPDIGPHGLRHSAATHLLEGGADLRVVQELLGHSTLATTQLYTHVSVARLRAVHDQAHPRA; encoded by the coding sequence ATCGAGCGCTGCCTCGAGGAGTTCGACCAGTACCTGGCGCTCGAGCGCGGCCGCTCCGAACACACCCGCCGCGCGTATCTCGGCGACCTGCGTTCGTTGCTGACCTTCCTCGCCCAACGCAGCCCCGACACCGGGTTGGGCGGTCTGAGCCTGCCGGTGCTGAGGTCGTGGCTCGCCGCGCAGGCCGCCGCGGGGACCTCCCGCGCCACGCTGGCCCGTCGTACCTCGTCGATCAAGACCTTCACCGCGTGGGCATTGCGCAAAGGTCTGCTCAGCGCGGATCCGGCGACCCGGCTGCAGGTCCCCAAAGCGCGCCGCACCCTGCCGGCGGTGTTGCGTCAAGACCAGGCCGTCGAAGCCATGGATGCCGCGAAATCCGGTGCGCAGCAAGGCGACCCGCTCGCCATCCGCGACCGGCTCATCGTCGAGATGCTCTACGCCACCGGTATCCGCGTCAGCGAGCTCTGCGGCCTGGACATCGACGATGTCGACACCTCGCGCCGGCTGCTGCGCGTGCTGGGCAAGGGCAACAAGCAACGCACGGTGCCCTACGGCGAACCCGCCCATGCGGCGCTGACGGCATGGTTGTCGGCGGGCCGGCCCAAGCTCGTGTCCGAGGGTTCGGGTGCGGCGCTGCTGCTCGGGGTCCGAGGTAAGCGACTCGATCCCCGGCAGGCGCGCACCGTCGTGCACGAAACCATGTCCGCCGTCGCCGGCGCACCCGACATCGGGCCGCACGGGCTGCGGCACAGCGCGGCGACCCACCTCCTCGAGGGCGGCGCCGATCTGCGCGTGGTCCAGGAACTGCTGGGCCACTCGACCCTGGCCACCACCCAGCTCTACACCCACGTGAGCGTCGCCCGACTGCGCGCCGTGCACGATCAGGCACACCCTCGAGCCTGA
- a CDS encoding siderophore-interacting protein, which produces MAGRPVHTFEVVRTEQLTPHLVRVVLGGKGFDTFTPNDYTDAYVKLVFVADDLDVGALEQPLTLDSFNALPPQKRPTVRTYTVRRADAERREITVDFVVHGEHGVAGPWAASAVTGQRIFLMGPSGAYAPDSAADWHLIAGDEAALPAISAALEALPGNAIGYAFIEVAGPEDEIELAAPSGVQVRWVYRGGRADLVPEDSAGDHAPLISAVKEAMWLPGQVQVFIHGEAQAVMHNLRPYVRKERGVEAKWAASISGYWRRGRTEETFREWKRELAQTESN; this is translated from the coding sequence GTGGCAGGACGGCCCGTGCACACTTTCGAGGTCGTGCGCACCGAGCAACTCACGCCTCATCTCGTGCGAGTCGTGCTCGGCGGCAAGGGATTCGACACGTTCACCCCCAACGATTACACCGACGCGTACGTCAAGCTGGTGTTCGTCGCCGACGATCTCGACGTCGGCGCTCTCGAGCAGCCGCTGACGCTGGACAGCTTCAACGCACTGCCGCCGCAGAAGCGTCCGACCGTGCGCACCTACACCGTGCGCCGCGCCGACGCCGAACGGCGCGAGATCACCGTCGACTTCGTCGTGCACGGTGAACACGGGGTGGCCGGTCCGTGGGCGGCGTCGGCCGTCACCGGACAACGCATCTTCCTGATGGGGCCCAGCGGGGCCTACGCGCCCGACTCGGCCGCCGACTGGCATCTGATCGCCGGGGACGAAGCCGCGCTGCCGGCGATCAGCGCCGCGCTGGAAGCGTTGCCCGGCAACGCAATCGGGTACGCCTTCATCGAGGTGGCCGGTCCCGAAGACGAGATCGAACTCGCCGCCCCGTCCGGCGTACAGGTGCGGTGGGTCTATCGCGGCGGCCGCGCCGACCTGGTGCCCGAGGACAGCGCGGGCGACCACGCCCCGCTGATCAGCGCCGTCAAGGAGGCGATGTGGTTGCCCGGACAGGTGCAGGTGTTCATCCACGGCGAAGCGCAGGCGGTGATGCACAACCTGCGGCCCTACGTCCGCAAGGAGCGCGGTGTCGAGGCCAAGTGGGCGGCGTCGATCTCCGGCTACTGGCGGCGCGGGCGTACCGAGGAGACCTTCCGCGAGTGGAAGCGGGAACTCGCGCAGACCGAGTCGAATTAA
- a CDS encoding lactate 2-monooxygenase, whose product MTFGDYQLEIYLQGLSGIVPSLPMDYAGWEAKAEVAMPPSVWSYVAGGAGDENTQRANRTAFDRWGLMPRMLVGATERDLSVDLFGLHLSSPLFMAPVGVIGICSQTGHGDLAAARAAARTGVPMTVSTLTEDPLEDIAAEFGDTPGFFQLYTPTDRDLAASLVNRAEKAGYRAIVVTLDTWIPGWRPRDLSTSNFPQLRGRCLANYTSDPVFREGLAQPPEENMQAAVLKWVQLFGNPLTWDDLPWLRSLTDLPLILKGLCHPDDVRRAKDGGVDGIYCSTHGGRQANGGLPALDCLPGVVEAADGLPVLFDSGIRSGADIVKAVALGATAVGVGRPYTYGLAIGGEDGLVHVLRSLLAEADLTMAVDGYPALADLTPDVLRRVC is encoded by the coding sequence ATGACCTTCGGTGACTACCAGCTCGAGATCTACCTGCAGGGCCTGTCCGGCATCGTGCCGTCGCTGCCGATGGACTACGCCGGGTGGGAGGCCAAAGCCGAAGTCGCCATGCCGCCGTCGGTGTGGTCCTACGTCGCCGGCGGCGCGGGCGACGAGAACACCCAGCGCGCCAACCGGACGGCGTTCGACCGCTGGGGGCTGATGCCGCGGATGCTCGTCGGTGCCACCGAACGCGATCTGTCCGTCGACTTGTTCGGCCTGCACCTGTCGTCGCCGTTGTTCATGGCGCCGGTCGGGGTCATCGGCATCTGCTCGCAGACAGGCCACGGTGACCTCGCCGCGGCCCGCGCCGCCGCCCGCACCGGGGTGCCCATGACGGTGTCCACCCTCACCGAAGACCCGCTGGAGGACATCGCCGCCGAATTCGGCGACACGCCAGGCTTCTTCCAGCTCTACACCCCGACCGATCGCGACCTGGCTGCCAGCCTGGTGAACCGGGCCGAGAAGGCCGGCTACAGGGCGATCGTCGTCACGCTGGACACCTGGATCCCCGGCTGGCGGCCGCGCGACCTGTCGACGTCGAACTTTCCGCAGCTCCGCGGCCGCTGCCTGGCCAACTATACGAGTGACCCGGTCTTCCGTGAGGGTCTGGCCCAGCCGCCGGAGGAGAACATGCAGGCCGCCGTCCTGAAGTGGGTCCAGCTGTTCGGCAATCCGCTGACCTGGGACGACCTGCCGTGGCTGCGGTCGCTGACCGACCTGCCGCTGATCCTCAAAGGCCTCTGCCATCCCGACGACGTCCGCCGCGCGAAAGACGGCGGCGTCGACGGCATCTACTGCTCCACCCACGGCGGCCGGCAGGCCAACGGCGGACTGCCCGCGCTGGACTGCCTGCCCGGCGTGGTGGAGGCCGCCGACGGGCTGCCTGTGCTGTTCGACTCCGGAATCCGCAGCGGCGCCGACATCGTCAAGGCCGTCGCGCTGGGCGCCACGGCCGTCGGCGTCGGGAGGCCCTACACCTACGGACTGGCCATCGGCGGCGAGGACGGACTCGTGCACGTCCTGCGCTCCCTGCTCGCCGAGGCGGACCTCACGATGGCCGTCGACGGCTATCCCGCGCTGGCCGACCTGACCCCGGACGTGTTGCGGCGCGTCTGCTGA
- the rpsB gene encoding 30S ribosomal protein S2, which produces MAVVTMKQLLDSGTHFGHQTRRWNPKMKRFIFTDRNGIYIIDLQQTLTYIDKAYEFVKETVAHGGSIMFVGTKKQAQESIAEEATRVGMPYVNQRWLGGMLTNFSTVHKRLQRLKELEAMEQTGGFEGRTKKEILMLTREKNKLERSLGGIRDMQKVPSAVWVVDTNKEHIAVGEARKLGIPVIAILDTNCDPDLVDYPIPGNDDAIRSAALLTKVIASAVAEGLQARAGAGAKSEASDSAAAEPLAEWEQELLAGATTAAPDAGAGEATPEQTS; this is translated from the coding sequence ATGGCTGTTGTAACCATGAAGCAGCTGCTCGACAGCGGCACCCACTTCGGGCACCAGACCCGTCGCTGGAACCCCAAGATGAAGCGGTTCATCTTCACCGACCGCAACGGCATCTACATCATCGACCTGCAGCAGACGCTGACCTACATCGATAAGGCGTACGAGTTCGTCAAGGAGACCGTCGCGCACGGCGGCTCGATCATGTTCGTCGGCACCAAGAAGCAGGCGCAGGAATCCATCGCCGAGGAGGCGACCCGCGTCGGCATGCCGTACGTGAACCAGCGCTGGCTGGGTGGCATGCTCACGAACTTCTCCACCGTGCACAAGCGGCTGCAGCGCCTCAAGGAGCTCGAGGCCATGGAGCAGACCGGTGGGTTCGAGGGTCGCACCAAGAAGGAAATCCTGATGCTGACCCGCGAGAAGAACAAGCTCGAGCGGTCGCTGGGTGGGATCAGGGACATGCAGAAGGTGCCCAGCGCCGTGTGGGTCGTCGACACCAACAAGGAGCACATCGCCGTCGGTGAGGCCCGCAAGCTGGGCATCCCCGTCATCGCGATCCTCGACACCAACTGCGACCCGGACCTCGTCGACTACCCGATCCCGGGCAACGACGACGCCATCCGCTCGGCCGCTCTGCTCACCAAGGTGATCGCGTCCGCGGTCGCCGAGGGCCTGCAGGCGCGGGCCGGTGCCGGCGCCAAGTCGGAGGCTTCAGACTCTGCGGCCGCCGAACCACTCGCCGAGTGGGAGCAGGAGCTGCTGGCGGGCGCCACCACGGCCGCCCCCGACGCCGGGGCCGGCGAGGCCACCCCGGAGCAGACCTCCTAA
- the tsf gene encoding translation elongation factor Ts encodes MANYTAADVKRLRELTGAGMLDSKNALVDAEGDFDKAVELLRIKGAKDVGKRAERATAEGLVAAKDGALIELNSETDFVAKNAEFQAAADQIVAAAAAAKATDIEALKAAKVGDTTVEQTIADLSAKIGEKLELRRVAYFDGTVETYLHKRAADLPPAVGVLVEYQGENKEAAHAVALQIAALKAKYLTRDDVPEDIVANERRIAEETARNEGKPEQALSKIVEGRVTGFYKDVVLLDQPSVSDNKKTVKALLDEAAVTVTRFVRFEVGQA; translated from the coding sequence ATGGCTAACTACACCGCTGCCGACGTCAAGCGCCTGCGGGAGCTGACCGGCGCCGGAATGCTGGATTCGAAGAACGCACTCGTCGACGCCGAGGGCGACTTCGACAAGGCCGTCGAACTGCTGCGCATCAAGGGCGCCAAGGACGTGGGCAAGCGCGCCGAGCGCGCCACGGCCGAAGGGCTCGTCGCGGCCAAGGACGGCGCGCTCATCGAGCTGAACTCCGAGACCGACTTCGTGGCCAAGAACGCCGAGTTCCAGGCCGCCGCCGACCAGATCGTGGCCGCCGCGGCCGCGGCCAAGGCGACCGACATCGAGGCCCTCAAGGCTGCCAAGGTCGGCGACACGACGGTCGAGCAGACCATCGCCGACCTGTCGGCCAAGATCGGCGAGAAGCTCGAACTGCGCCGGGTCGCCTACTTCGACGGCACCGTCGAGACCTACCTGCACAAGCGCGCGGCGGATCTGCCGCCCGCGGTGGGTGTCCTCGTCGAGTACCAGGGCGAGAACAAGGAGGCCGCGCACGCGGTCGCGCTGCAGATCGCCGCGCTGAAGGCGAAGTACCTCACCCGCGACGACGTGCCGGAGGACATCGTCGCCAACGAGCGTCGCATCGCCGAGGAGACCGCCCGCAACGAGGGCAAGCCCGAGCAGGCGCTGTCCAAGATCGTCGAGGGCCGCGTGACCGGTTTCTACAAGGACGTCGTGCTGCTGGATCAGCCGTCGGTGTCCGACAACAAGAAAACGGTCAAGGCGCTGCTCGACGAGGCCGCTGTGACCGTGACCCGGTTCGTCCGGTTCGAGGTCGGACAGGCCTGA
- a CDS encoding M23 family metallopeptidase translates to MRALAVVVALAGVWAAPAWADAGRLEWPLHPRPAVVRFFDAPSPNWQRGHRGVDLAAAVGRPVLAAAPGTVVFAGELAGRPLVSIAHPGGLRTSYEPVRASVRPGQTVAAGAVIGELLAGHPGCSAPACLHWGAMWGPSARADYVDPLGLLASTPIRLKPVR, encoded by the coding sequence ATGCGTGCACTGGCGGTGGTCGTGGCTCTGGCGGGGGTCTGGGCGGCCCCCGCCTGGGCCGACGCGGGGCGGCTGGAGTGGCCGTTGCATCCGCGACCTGCGGTGGTGCGCTTCTTCGATGCGCCGTCGCCGAACTGGCAGCGCGGGCACCGCGGCGTCGATCTCGCCGCGGCGGTGGGCCGGCCGGTTCTCGCGGCGGCGCCGGGCACCGTGGTGTTCGCCGGGGAGCTGGCGGGCAGACCTCTGGTGTCGATCGCCCACCCCGGCGGCCTGCGCACGAGTTACGAGCCCGTGCGCGCGAGCGTGCGCCCGGGGCAGACGGTCGCTGCGGGCGCGGTGATCGGCGAGCTCCTGGCGGGCCATCCGGGGTGCAGCGCCCCCGCCTGTCTGCACTGGGGCGCGATGTGGGGTCCGAGCGCGCGAGCGGACTACGTCGATCCGCTGGGTCTGCTCGCGAGCACGCCGATCCGGCTTAAGCCGGTGCGCTGA
- a CDS encoding MarR family winged helix-turn-helix transcriptional regulator has product MVDMPDSEQQPLGYLLHRLATALRADVTSSVLEPLNLTFPQYICMRILSRSPGRSNAELARDVMVSPQAMNMVVRGLQDRGLVKRPDEVSSGRSRPAELTREGETLLARTNEGIRAAEQRVLARLGERDQRELRRILAELD; this is encoded by the coding sequence ATGGTTGACATGCCCGATTCCGAGCAGCAGCCGCTGGGCTATCTGCTGCACCGCCTGGCCACGGCTCTGCGCGCCGACGTCACGTCGTCGGTTCTCGAACCGTTGAACCTGACGTTTCCGCAGTACATCTGCATGCGGATCCTCTCGCGGTCGCCCGGGCGCTCGAACGCCGAACTCGCGCGCGACGTCATGGTCTCGCCGCAGGCGATGAACATGGTGGTGCGCGGGCTGCAGGACCGGGGCCTGGTCAAACGCCCGGACGAGGTGTCCTCGGGCCGGTCCCGGCCCGCCGAGCTGACACGCGAGGGCGAAACGCTGCTCGCGCGGACGAACGAGGGCATCCGCGCGGCCGAGCAGCGCGTGCTGGCCCGGTTGGGTGAGCGCGATCAGCGCGAGCTGCGCCGCATCCTCGCCGAACTGGACTGA